One Dreissena polymorpha isolate Duluth1 chromosome 9, UMN_Dpol_1.0, whole genome shotgun sequence genomic window carries:
- the LOC127845970 gene encoding uncharacterized protein LOC127845970, translated as MIRMEAEMDKWEARMNEQLGKLTSLRDNIDHVMRTEDSRLELIQEVFVGCHNNLTALQSRADDQVQQLIEKINNDTHKTTNILLKARRVKNKTPANADVIVFEDVLYNHGSGYDSFSGVFTAPVGGTYLFTARLLSESGGSVFFEINVNGNMNFNGALYDHSGYSYASADSVVGLLPGERVCVKSLYSNNKEDGSGLLSRSLK; from the exons ATGATCCGTATGGAAGCAGAAATGGACAAGTGGGAGGCGAGGATGAATGAACAACTCGGAAAGCTGACGAGCCTACGGGATAACATTGATCACGTGATGAGGACCGAGGATTCCCGTCTGGAACTTATACAGGAGGTGTTTGTGGGATGTCATAACAACCTGACTGCACTGCAATCGCGAGCTGATGACCAAGTACAGCAGCTTATAGAGAAGATTAACAATG ATACCCACAAAACAACGAATATTTTGCTCAAAGCGAGACGAGTCAAGAACAAAACACCTGCTAACGCAGACGTCATCGTGTTCGAGGACGTTTTGTACAACCACGGTTCTGGGTACGACAGTTTCAGTGGCGTCTTCACTGCTCCTGTTGGAGGAACTTACTTGTTTACAGCTCGGCTGTTGTCCGAGAGCGGCGGATCAGTTTTCTTTGAGATTAACGTTAATGGAAACATGAATTTCAACGGGGCGCTTTATGATCACAGTGGTTATAGCTACGCCTCTGCTGACTCCGTGGTCGGTTTGCTGCCTGGGGAACGAGTGTGTGTTAAATCGCTGTATTCGAACAATAAAGAAGATGGTTCTGGGTTGCTCAGTCGGAGTCTAAAGTAA